From a single Myotis daubentonii chromosome 5, mMyoDau2.1, whole genome shotgun sequence genomic region:
- the LOC132234168 gene encoding olfactory receptor 7A10-like, which produces MEPGNGTQTSEFLLLGLSKALELQDLIFGLFLSMYLITVLGNLLIILAVSSDSHLHTPMYFFLSNLSLVDICFTSTTIPKMLVNIQTQSKVITYEGCITQMYFYTLFVVLDNFILTVMAYDRFVAICHPLHYMVIMRPRLCGLLVLLSWIMSILNSLLESLMVLCLSFCSDLEIPHFFCELNQVIKLACSDTFLNNIILYFLLVLLGGGPLVGILYSYSKIVFSICAIPSAQGKYKAFSTCASHLSVVSLFYGTCLGVYLSSTAPQNTHSSAIASVMYTVATPMLNPFIYSLRNKDIKRALVRFFGR; this is translated from the coding sequence atggaACCAGGGAATGGTACACAAActtcagaatttcttcttctgggaCTATCAAAGGCATTGGAACTACAGGAcctcatatttgggcttttcctctccatgtacctgatcaCTGTGTTGGGAAACCTACTCATCATTCTGGCCGTCAGCTCAGATTCCCAcctccacacgcccatgtacttcttcctctccaacctgtccttggtagacatctgtttcacctccaccaccatcccaaagatgctggtgaacatccagacacagagcaAAGTCATCACCTATGAAGGCTGCATCACACAGATGTATTTTTATACGCTCTTTGTAGTGTTGGACAACTTTATCCTGACTGTAATGGCGTATGACCGgtttgtggccatctgccaccccctgcactacATGGTCATCATGAGGCCCCggctctgtggactgctggttctgCTGTCCTGGATCATGAGTATCCTGAATTCCTTGCTAGAAAGCTTAATGGTGCTGTGTCTGTCCTTCTGCTCAGACTTGGAAATCccccactttttctgtgaactgaATCAGGTGATCAAACTTGCCTGTTCTGACACCTTTCTTaacaacattattttatattttttacttgtgCTACTAGGTGGTGGTCCCCTTGTAGGGATCCTTTACTCTTACTCTAAGATAGTCTTCTCCATATGTGCAATCCCATCAGCTCAGGGGAAGTATAAAGCATTTTCTACCTGTGCATCTCACCTCTcagttgtctccttattttatggTACGTGCCTAGGAGTGTATCTTAGCTCTACTGCTCCCCAAAATACACACTCAAGTGCAATAGCCTCAGTGATGTACACCGTAGCcacacccatgctgaaccccttcatctacagtctcAGGAACAAGGACATAAAGAGGGCCCTGGTAAGATTCTTTGGCAGGTAA
- the LOC132234169 gene encoding olfactory receptor 7A5-like yields the protein MEPGNGTQISEFLLLGISQALELQPLIFGLFLSMYLITVLGNLLIILAVSSDSHLHTPMYFFLSNLSLVDICFTSTTIPKMLWNIQTQSKVITYEGCVTQMYFYILFAVLDNFILTVMAYDRFVAICHPLHYMVIMNPHLCGLLVLVSWIMSVLNSLLESLMVLGLHFCSDLEIPHFFCELNQVLQLSCSDTFLNNIVMYFSAGLLGGGPLAGILYSYSKILFSIRGISSSQGKYKAFSTCASHLLVVSLFYGTSLGVYLSSTAAQNAHSSATASVMYTVVTPMLNPFIYSLRNNDLNRVLQRFLGR from the coding sequence ATGGAACCAGGCAATGGTACAcaaatttcagaatttcttcttctgggaATTTCACAGGCACTGGAACTgcagcccctcatatttgggcttttcctctccatgtacctgatcaCTGTGTTGGGAAACCTGCTCATTATCCTGGCtgtcagctcagactcccacctccacacgcccatgtacttcttcctctccaacctgtccttggtGGACATCTgcttcacctccaccaccatcccaaagatgctgtggaacatccagacacagagcaAAGTCATCACCTATGAAGGCTGCGTCACACAGATGTATTTTTATATCCTCTTTGCAGTGTTGGACAACTTTATCCTGActgtgatggcctatgaccggtttgtggccatctgccaccctcTACACTACATGGTCATCATGAACCCCCATctctgtggactgctggttctggtgtcctggatcatgagtGTCCTGAATTCCTTGTTAGAAAGCTTAATGGTGTTGGGTCTGCACTTCTGCTCAGACTTGGAAATCccccactttttctgtgaactcaatCAGGTGCTCCAACTTTCCTGTTCTGATACCTTTCTTAACAACATCGTGATGTATTTCTCAGCTGGGCTGCTAGGTGGTGGTCCCCTTGCTGGAATCCTTTACTCTTACTCTAAGATACTTTTCTCCATACGAGGGATCTCATCATCTCAAGGGAAGTATAAAGCATTTTCTACCTGTGCGTCTCACCTCTTagttgtctccttattttatggTACAAGCCTTGGAGTTTACCTCAGCTCTACTGCTGCCCAAAATGCACATTCAAGTGCAACAGCCTCGGTGATGTACACTgtggtcacacccatgctgaaccccttcatctacagtctcAGGAACAATGACTTAAATAGGGTCCTGCAAAGATTCCTTGGCAGATAA